ATCCATGACTATCCGAACATCTgtaattctctctttttctccatcTTCGTTTCTTGAAAGGGTCTTCAACCCACCAAATCaataattcaattcaattctTCGTTTCTTTAACACgatttttattcttcctttctgcAGTGCTGCAGGACTGATGAAAATCCTTATTTATACGAGCACTGCTCTCTCTGTACTCTAAATATTTTCCAGACAACTAACATCGACATCGTTGAGTATCCGTTACATTGCCGACAAAAACACGACAGGTTTTcatcgatttttttctttttatatctcCATTGTCcgatttttcttttccctgaTCGAAACTGATAGTCTAAGGTACTGAAACTCTTGCACAAGGTAGAAAAGTCAGTGCAATGGCCTCGTTTTCAAGACATTCTGCTGACACAAGCTAAAAGCAAACTTCACTCGGCTAATTATGACTTTTTCTcctcttaatatttttatattgcatCTGTGCTGTCGTTGGGCTGAACAAAAGAtaatacttgaaaaaaattcatatttctTGGAGTGTATTCTTAGTGTCAAGAgtagtgttttctttctttgctttttgatgAGTATTCCATTCAAATTGTTTTGCAGATACCGGCTCATCCTTCATCCATTCAAGTCGAGGCTCCCGGCAGGCTTGTGCATCATCGCCGTGTGGGTGGCTGCCGTCTGCATGGTTCTGCCCTTTGCCATCTACATCAAGTACATCGACCTGGGTGCCACCCTGGGTTCCGACTTCGACGGTGTCGGCATCTGCTACGTGTCCATCGAGAAACGCATCGAGGAGTACATCCGGGCTCTCTTCGTGACGCTGTACGCCATGCCGCTGGCCGTCATCGCCTTCCTCTTCGTGTACGCATCTCGGCGGAACTCAAGTCCCGCGAGGCCACGTCCATCTCCATCCACTTCGCGTCGCAGGGCGGCGGCGGAGGCGGTGGCGGCAGCAACACAGCCGCCTCATCCGCCGCGCGAGACCTGATCGACCACGCTTACAAGGCTAGCGGCACGTGGTCCACGTCACACGTGACCTCAGGGGTGTCCGGAACCGCTGGGAGCGTGCGGCTTGACCCCGCGTCTTCCGGGCGACGAGCTGCcgcaccacctccaccaccatcaccacccacaccaccatcaccaccaccatcatcatcaccaccaccacggccACGGCCACGCCCACCACCACGGAGGAGGGAGTGGTGGAAGTGGAGGAGGCGGAAGCATCAAAGCTGGGGGATCACCCGGAGGACACTGCCGCGACTCCCGGCCAGGATGAAGCCCTACACCACCGAGCGCTCCACGCAGGACTCTGACGACGACCTGGACCTGGCCAAGGAAAAACGCACCCAAAACTATCTCATCACCATGACGACCGTCTTTGCCATGTGCTGGTGCCCTCTGAACATCCTCATCCTTGTCAACTACTTTGTGCACGAGAACGATAATAACGAAGACCCGTACGACATCACCTACATCACCTTCACCTGGTTCGGCTTTCTGAGCACCTGCACGACCCCCGTGCTCTTCGCCTCCTGGCGGATGTCCTCGGCCACCAAAGACAGACTCCGTGGCTATTTTCGCTTCAGCAACAGGCGCCAT
This sequence is a window from Pomacea canaliculata isolate SZHN2017 linkage group LG5, ASM307304v1, whole genome shotgun sequence. Protein-coding genes within it:
- the LOC112565083 gene encoding LOW QUALITY PROTEIN: prolactin-releasing peptide receptor-like (The sequence of the model RefSeq protein was modified relative to this genomic sequence to represent the inferred CDS: inserted 1 base in 1 codon; deleted 2 bases in 1 codon), whose protein sequence is MALAESKQTYIEMILQWLMNNNSTGQVDYTQLYVRRSVRYVYPLFMFVYALVGVIGIIGNSAMLVVLGRRRLYHDQTFFLMGNLXFSDLIKCVFVLPITLANLLINNWLFGSFLCFFLPMMQSFPIHASMLTFLMIAIDRYRLILHPFKSRLPAGLCIIAVWVAAVCMVLPFAIYIKYIDLGATLGSDFDGVGICYVSIEKRIEEYIRALFVTLYAMPLAVIAFLFVRISAELKSREATSISIHFASQGGGGGGGGSNTAASSAARDLIDHAYKASGTWSTSHVTSGVSGTAGSVRLDPASSGRRAAAPPPPPSPPTPPSPPPSSSPPPRPRPRPPPRRREWWKWRRRKHQSWGITRRTLPRLPARMKPYTTERSTQDSDDDLDLAKEKRTQNYLITMTTVFAMCWCPLNILILVNYFVHENDNNEDPYDITYITFTWFGFLSTCTTPVLFASWRMSSATKDRLRGYFRFSNRRHNSAQRRRFQKHYLNGNCSNLFEEQMIMDSRLSNDAEHV